The genomic segment CCCCGCAGAGTCATCTCCCTTCTACTGGGCCTTCTTGTCAGGGTGTGTTGCAGGATCTACTGCTGCGGTTGCAGTCAACCCTTGTGATGGTAGGTTTCGTTTCATCTGTTTGTCATCAAGTACCAGTAGCAACAAGTTTTAAAGGAtgttctctctttgcagtggtGAAGACCAGACTGCAGTCCCTCAACAAAGGAGCAAGTGAGGAGAGCTACAATGGAGTTATGGATTGTGTGAGGTAAGATGGCACATTCTTTCTACACCATCACCTGATGCATACTTACCTCGTCATACTTGGCTCTAATTATACCCATCCTTTTGTCTTGACAGTAAAATTATGAGGAAGGAGGGGCCGTCCGCCTTCCTGAAGGGGGCAGGCTGTCGTGCTTTGGTCATTGCACCTCTGTTTGGAATTGCACAGGTCATGTATTTTGTTGGTGTTGGTGAATATATCCTGGACAACTATTCTCCAAGTTTCCCATCTTTCTGAGCTGCATCAGCAGGCTATCTACACACTGGGTCTGGCGTAACTACTGGCAGCTACAATCagtttacagcaaaaaaaaaaaaaaaaaaaagcttctgactcagaagcttatttttttttaaatcatctttatAGTTTGACAGCTGTGTCGCATTTTGCACACTTTTGTGACTTAGAAACCAACTGAGCCCATTGTTTGCACTTGAATCTGTTGACCTTTTTAAGATGGTGGACTCAGAATTACTGTGTTCATCTGTCCTAGTCCCAAAACATTCATGTCCGGATTCCCTCTATGAGGGAGAGGAACTCACTCAGACCtcgttttgtgtttaatttttcaattttgtaaaaaagttattattattattattatttacaggttatctttattattttatatacattttcccCACAGTTTCTGTTTATGTCTCATCATACAAAGCCTTCCACTTAGAAATAAGATTTGTGATGGCTAAATATATGGGGCCCAGTTTATGCTTTAATTCTGTAAATGTGTTATGTATTCTGCTATTTTAATATTAAGTTGTTTTATCGGATTGATCTTGAGCCTTCCTACTGGTGTGGGACCACGAAGGTTACCAAACCTTAAAAAGCGTCCTCATACAAAATTCTGTTATTGTTTGCATGTCCTTTACGAAACTTGATGTTATTATACATATTAAGTTTGTGTTCATAATTGCCCTTCAGACCTCTACATTTACAGACCtatattattgtaaatatcACTGGATTATGTTGTAATGGAGTAGAATTTTATTAATTGGGTTCTTGGAGGCAGCATTATTGACTTGAATTGAACATTAATACTGTGAGAGATGACTGTTACATACTGTCACTATGATAGCTTTTTTACACATTATAtccattaaaatgttcttttcattCACTTTGGTTGCATGGTGtactgttcttttttcttttttttttaatgcaaatatttttctttggtgtAAAAGTGtccttagtgttttttttttcttgaattaaaAAATCTCACCTTTTGTGTACATTTGTTAAGTTGGATTGATCCTTCATTGCTGGTGAATAAGTTATTGGCACCACTGCTTATTATACTTTGTAGAACCCCCTTTTCAACGCTTATTCTTCCAGAAGACATAAGGTTGGAGTATAAACAGTAACGATACTTTTTGTCTGGCCGTTTTGGGTCTCTTCAGCCTGCCCAAGAAGTTTTCACCAAGAAGAAGTTCGTGGCAGAAAGTTGAATTTTTCTGGTAAACTATGTTGAGTTAGGTAAATATTGCAATGAAAGACATCAAAATTTTcagtgtatatttaaaatgtactggAATTGGCAGTATTCAcgatgaaattaattttaacaaggacattggaaaataaaatcctttgttTTACACCAAGCCTAACTGGAGTGTTTGttgaaaagcaaaattttaatCTTATCTGATTGGAACATACCATTCCTGTTAGAGCACCATCAGCATATATTACACCCAATGCATTTTTATTGGTGTTGCAAAACCTTTAACAATCTGTTggcatgtacagtatattgtGTCTAATGGTTGTTCTGGAGACTTGGCACTATTGTAACTAATAAGCCACCCAAGTCTCCACGTGATGGCAAGATTAAATAGGTTTGTCACGTTTTCAATTGCTAAATGATTTAACTGTTGTGATTGTAGCTATTATCTTGCAGTCAGACTGACTCGTTCTGTTTTGGCTGAACTGAACAAGCTTTTGAatgcagaacaacaacaaaacgacTCAATATGAGCACCCAGTATGTTTAATTATCATTAACAGAACAACAGACtgtattattttctatttcacaTCTTATTGgcacacaaacaaaatttaCATCCACAGAAATTCCCACAAAATGCAAACTAGTTTACTGTTACAGTTTAAATGTGCTCAAGAAGAGCCCAGCGCAACACATTACTGACCTCAGAAAAATTTGTAGATTTACAAAAGGGGCAGTTCTTCATCAGACCTCCCTAACAATTTGAGTTTTCATTCGTGCTGTACAGTAGAAATACTTGAAAGTGGAGGCAGAGAACAAGCACAGTTGTTATGTACATgttaaatatatgtaaaattgCACACGTTATCCTGTAGTTGCAGGTTAGACTATAACTTAAAAGGTTCAAATAGGCACACAATGGAAACTCACTCTGCAAAGGTAGGCTAGTCCTCAAAACTCTTAATCACACAAAGTTTGATGAGAAACTTTGCAAATAGATGGACCTGATAAATAGTGTTGactgcaaatgtgtaaaatagtTCATATTTACAGCAATACTCCTCCATCATAAACATTCTTGTGTCATAGAAGGCCTTATGTATTGTGTTGTAGCTACAGTTCAGTATGACAAACTCTGCAGAGCACCATCtaacaaaaacatgttaataGCAGGGAGTGTCACAACGTCATGCTAAAAAGCAAAGCATTAAGAATGgaaaataacagtaataaatcaGTGTTCCTGGGCTGGTAAAGTCACGGGGAGAAGCTTTGAAATGATCCAGCGTGTCGTGTTGAATGCAGTTTGGGCAGTTAACCTCCCCACCTCTCCAGTCTAATCTAAAAGGAATGTCACAGACATGCAACCATGGTGCTGCTCTACCCATACGGATACAATGATTATAAAGGGTTGTACGCATGTGTGGGGGTCCAGTTGTtgttgtgtgagtgtgtgtgtgtgtgtgtgtgtgtgagggagtcATAACCCCAACTATATAACTTCTCTGCTGTTCCTGATCGCACAACACAGGACCATGCTGAAGATCATTCCAATAATctgaaaacagacataaacaggTAACAAGATGAAACTCCTAATTCATAATTGTATGAAAATCACAAGCCAGAACCTTTAGACAGATATTCAGACATTGTAAAAGATCAGAGTTTAAGGTGAAAGTTTTCCAAATTCTCACCATTACTCCAGCGATGCCAATCCCTATATATCCAATGATGAACAGCTTTTCATCGAAGAAGTTTAATATTGCAGTATGACAGTCCTAAAGACTCAAAGAAAGGAAAGGTTTAACAAATAAGAATCTGAAGtgctgcgatggactggcgacctgtccagagtgaACCCCCCCTCTCGCCCAAAATgtctcgctggagataggcaccagcacccctcccgaccccactagtgacaagggtgtaagaaattggatggattgatggatgaatCTGAAGTGGTCAATCAGAATCAGTGCTATACTGCCACCATGTGGCTCAGAAGTGTTACAATTATCTTACCTTGTCCTCTGTTTGGTCTGGGCATAATTCtggatttttctcaaaattggtagCTCCACAGCAATTCAGCTGTTCATgcaaaaggtaaataaatatgGTTATGACAGTGATTCAAGGTCTAAGGATACAATGAGACAAAAGCTATGCTGTACTCACAGTTTTGTGATAAATTAGTGCTATGGCAGTGCCATTAATGTTATTATCAGCAATGGAGTCGCTATAAAACTTCTGGATTTCCTCAGCAATCTAttataaaagaacaaaagagtACTGATTAACTCCTGGTGTTTTGACAAGCTGAGATAACGTAATTTGTTCCTTAAACAATAATCAATTATTTCACCTGTTCTTTGTTCAAGAATCCAAACACACCAGCAGTGATCTCTGCTCCAAAGATTATCAGAAGACAGGCAAAGAACTGCAAAAGTGGGAAAGAAGGCTTATTGTTGCAAATACTttgttatttatgtatttatttttcacattatttttcagtaaatgaTCACTGTAAATGATCACAGTGATCATTTACAGTACAACCTACAGTACACTCACAATGTGAGTGTTTTTTAAACGAATCATAAGTAAAGTTGTTAAATTAGTTAATCAGCAgcttcttttaaaatgaaaaataatttcaaaacattttcaataagtAAAAGAAACCCTGTAATAGCtaatatataaaacaagaaactaGAAATTTATATTAATCTCCATAGAAATTTAAAGTGAAGGATTACAAGTTCTAGATTTTGAGTgagaaaaaataagataaagttTTGCATTACAACAACACAAGTTTAGTTTTAAGCACTTGAACTCACCGATGCAAGAAGACACTGAGACTCCCGTATGGCaccaaaacaaccaaagaaCCCGACGACCATCATCAGGCCTCCTGCACCAAGAAGGATGTAAACAGCTGCAGAAAGACAGAGAAGGGTTGATCATGATTATTCagtgtttgttaatttttctcagaaaatctaaacatttgagGGAAGAATTTTCATTTTCCTGCAGTTCACAGCTTCACctgatggtggcagcatgatcCAACGTGCCTTCATGTCTTTGTGAAGGTTTATAAAAAGactgtttgttgtgtttgggTAACAGCAGAAACATGTAGGTGGAAAAGTCTTTACCAAATCAAAACTTCAGAGCCGCCTCCCACCCCTCACAGTTGTATTATCAGGCTTCTCCTACACCGAGTTTCACAGCTTTCTATGGAGATAAGTGCTAGCTGTCAACTTGATTGCTCCCTTCAAAGAGATTATTTTTAGGATATGGGTGTTTGTAAATGGTTTTGACAAACTGCCTTTAGATTGTAAATAATGTATCTAAAATCTAAAGTAAACTGATTTTTTGAGATGAGAAGATGTTGAGACAGTTCCACTAAAAGGATCTGGTTTTGGCCCCTCCACATATAGCCATAAGATCTTCCCTGTCCTTGATGAAATCActgttaaattaaaagcaaaactgatCTGAGCGAGTTTCCACTGTGTTATTTTGGTGCTGTTTTCACTTGTAGGCTTTGTTCTTTCATGTTCTTGGAAACTGAAGCAGTGGAACAGACACCATCCGTCTCGTAAAGCTGCAAATCAAATTTTGGATGGCTCAAATGCTGGTAACCACGACCGTCTCTGCTCGTCTCCAGTCTGGTTGACGTCACCTCCTCTGTCTGCTCCCCTGCTCCCAGCCTTCACTACTGAGTCCTCCTCTACGCTGCAACTATACACCAGGCTGCTCCCCGAGGTCCGTGGTTAGAGCCTAATCACTGCAGCAATATAATTAACCCACATGGGCCCAATGCAAgctgttgttttcctgttgtCGAACAAAAGCGCAGGGAAATGCGAGCAAGTAGATTGCTGACCTGGAGGGAGCTGAAGCGTGGTATGATCGGATTCAAAGCAAATTTTCTGGCCCAACATATCTGCAATGTTGGGCCAAAAAATCTTCCATTGTATATTAAAGGTGTCTACACATTTTCCATCAGTCagtcattttaacatttgttcttTTATAGAACGTCCTGTTAGTGAAACCAGTGACATCTTGCAGACACAGACCAAGCAGCCCTGGTGGTTTTTAAAGCAGGTATGAGACAGAAACAGGCATTAGTAAGTGTAAACATCTGCATTATCTCTTAGTTAAACTCTGTCCCTATCTTATATACACACGCGATGGTTCTATACACACTGGAAAGTGCAGAGGTGACAGTAAGGCAAGTGAATCATCCACAGGGAATGCTGTTCTTTTGTCTTATTAAGGTAGCACTGTGTTTGCTCTCTGTGCCTGAGGTGAATTGTTCCTAGTGATGCCTTACTATTGTTTCCGGGAACTTTACGatggcatttattttgttgtgactgaTCCTTGGCACCAtgttgcaaataaacaaatgccCAAATTGCTCCAGGTGTCATTCAGCCTGGATCTAATTTCATAAAACGAGAAGAGTAAATCAGATTTATGCTGCACACACTAACTCATTGGAGATGCTGAGCTGCCTCCGATAATTATGCACCTACTCATTCACTGAGGCtacttcagatttttaaagctttaaatcaTCATATGTAGGTGGAACATGAGctgttattaatattattcCTCCAAGAGGAAGGGTTCCACAGAGCAGTATTGGCTTGCTGACAGAACTGTTCATCAACAAGTTGTTCCTCCATGAATCTAAACAGggatatttttctatattatcAACCATACTAACAAGGTTTCTGATTCCCATGTACAGGAAACAATATAGAAAAAGTATAATTAAACTTCCTAATGTTGTTATATTTATGCAAACCTCAAAATGGCACCAGAAATATctattattttcaataaatttatttctaatgagTCTACTGACATGATATGCTGATATTACAACATTCCTCTATTGTATCATTTGTGATAAAAGATGCATCTACAGCTAAAAACATAGTTCTAACATCTACATGACTTACAGTGTAGGGCTAATCTATTGATTATATTTTAGATTACCCAGTTAATAATTGGATTGCAGAAGGTCCTTAATAGATTGTTTTTACAGAATCTTAaacaggtgaagctaaaactatgccactttcagataaaggtttgtttttagtCTTAAATGCAagatatatatgtttttatacagttttggcttaattactgctctgagtgtttTGTTCTTACACCACACGGCCTTATTATTAACTGTagttattaatttattgattactaaattagctgattatttcaataatcgatttaCCACGATGAATCACATTTTTTCATCCTTACTATAAATGTTGTTCAGGTGTTATTTTGAATGTTCTGGGGTGCAGAATCTTCTATGCAAAGTTCGCTGTTAGTATAGCAACCGAtttcatgtatattttaaaacaataagagTAGAAAGTTCTTGGAAGATCTCTTTGTTTTATCCATCATAAGGGGTTTCTTGGGACAGACCTAATGAGCAACCTATCAGGCCATCAGTGAGGAATAACTCAGCAAAAGTTACTATACACTGAAACGAAGCTTTTTTGTTGCCGCCGGTGAAACATGATGGTAAATTTagcaaacaggttttttttttgttttgttttgtttttttctttaaagaaatttagTGAAGCTGCAGTAAACACTgacaaaaatagattaaaaaaataagagtaaaaatatatttaactgaCAGGTGTTTGGATATTTGCATGTAACCAAATTGTAACGATATCTCACCCTGACTTTGCATAAATTTCCACAGCTTTCAGTgcgcaacatttttaaaattctgtgaACCAAGATATgacggttaaaaaaaaagaagagacaaTCGGAGAGTTTCCAACTGACACACCCAACCTGCTCCTCCTGAGGGAAGAACTGGTTCCATGACAGGACAGCAGGGAGTTGATGAAGTGAAGTCACCATTTTAGGTCATGCTCTAAACGGGAGCAACAAGAACAGGCTTCTTTCAAAGCGTGTGCTCCTACACAGAACAAGAAATAGAGAGCCTGTTGTATTTAGGACTGAGCACTGAGGCTGCTTGTCTTCGCTACTGTACGTCTTAATAATCTGCTGTGTGTTTAGTGGGagttatgcaaaaaaaaaaaaaacctcattcaGTATTCAAAAAGCCACCTGACTACAAAGTGTCACCAAGTTAATGTGATAACATAACCGAAACAGGGCTGCATTTCTATCATTTCCAAAGATCTCCGTGAGcagttcatttattcattcattctaaCAATCCAAATCTGTTAGGCAATGCAAGACACATCAGTTTATAACTTATAAACATTTTCACTCAGCAATTTTGCAGTTTCCAAAATTCACAGATTTTGCTGCTATTTTCCCCTGCAGATCCTTCTGGGTCTGAGTATAAAGCTAACTTTGAGGTGTTCCTTTCGGTTTATTTTAGGATAACAAGAAAAGCTCCGGGGGCGCCACAtggctcagtggtagagcaggTGGTCTATTTACACAAGCTACAGTCCTCAACGCAGTTGTTCTTAGTTTCGATTCTCGGCCCTGggccatttgctgcatgtcttccacTTCTCTCTCTGCCCTCCTTCCTGTACAGCTACTGTTAAATAAATGccataaaaaaacttaaaaaggaaATCTTCACAGTAATTTAAGAACATTCATTTCCCACAAGCCATAGTATTATTTAAGGTAAAACGTACATGTTCTAAActaaaaatgtatgcaaatatGTTGAGTAACCACCACACAGAAGCCAGCAGTGTTCTTTCACATGAGAGCAACTTTACATTAGATTCAAATCTAACAGGAAGCGACATATGTGGTAAGTGGTTAATGGACCACATGAATAACCGCACCCATCTTCCATCTAAATGGTTTGAATGCAACATCAATTTTTTACTAATGCTTCCAACTGATGATGAAATTGCAGTGATGAAAACATCtatattcaataaattggaatatCCATTCCCTTTAGGTTTCATCAGATTAAAAGTATTTGAAAATCATAGCACCTTTTAAGCTGCTATTAATTACACTTTCATTTAAGcccatgttttattattacatcCGTTTCttttattggtctgatataATATTCTGACCTGctaagaaattaaatgttggattttcaTTCGCTGTAATTACTAACACATTGGATTTGCTCATGCATCCTGACATAGGTTTGCTTCTctggaagacaaaaacaaaggaggaaCCTGCATGGTTTACACTTAGACACTTCGCATTACCATGTGATATAATTAGCTCGTTCATATGAGGCCTACTGATGTCATGTAGCTAATGATGTAAGCTTATATTTCAggtttaaatatgttaaagttaGAAATAGAAATACTTTA from the Xiphophorus maculatus strain JP 163 A chromosome 20, X_maculatus-5.0-male, whole genome shotgun sequence genome contains:
- the LOC102232321 gene encoding tetraspanin-2-like — encoded protein: MSKVQGGMKCVKYLLFAFNFIFWLSGLLVLAVGLWLRLDPNTVKLLTGDGAPDTFFIAVYILLGAGGLMMVVGFFGCFGAIRESQCLLASFFACLLIIFGAEITAGVFGFLNKEQIAEEIQKFYSDSIADNNINGTAIALIYHKTLNCCGATNFEKNPELCPDQTEDKDCHTAILNFFDEKLFIIGYIGIGIAGVMIIGMIFSMVLCCAIRNSREVI